One stretch of Paramormyrops kingsleyae isolate MSU_618 chromosome 4, PKINGS_0.4, whole genome shotgun sequence DNA includes these proteins:
- the LOC111857152 gene encoding E3 ubiquitin-protein ligase TRIM16-like produces the protein MAGASVAVDQNLFSCPICLDLLKYPVTINCGHSYCMSCIKSCWDQEDHAGVYRCPQCRQTFTPRPVLGRNTILAEVVEKLKTGLQAATPADHYAGPGDVQCDVCTGRKHKAVKSCLVCLESYCETHLQPHYESPAFKKHKLTEATGRLQDKVCSHHDKPLEVYCRTDQQCICYLCTMDKHRGHHTVSAAVGMAEIQRQMDETQREFQQIIQMSEKELQELREAVGSITRSAQSAVKDSERIFTEMIRSIERRRSEVTELIRDQVKAAVSQAEGDMKRLEQEIDELKRRHSELEQLSHTEDHRHFLQNVASDLKDQLENVCETTPAEIKDAATNDPSLLVLVPRTRAKFLQYSCRVTLDANTANRNLRLSEGNRVVTWKRETQSYPDHWERFDSWFQVLCTEGLTGRSYWEVEFNGVGVGIGITYKGISRNGWGNDSALGHNNKSWCLYCDSDSYSFWYDNEQTEVSAPPSPRIGVYLDHRAGTLSFYSVSDTMTLLHRVQTTFTEPLYPGFTFSFCKWYESSVQLSNI, from the exons ATGGCAGGAGCCAGTGTTGCAGTGGATCAGAACCTATTCAGCTGTCCAATCTGTTTGGATCTGCTGAAGTATCCAGTGACTATTAACTGTGggcacagttactgtatgagctgcattaagagctgctgggatcaggaggatcatgctggagtttacagatgcccccagtgcagacagaccttcacacccagacctgttctgggcagaaacaccatactggctgaagtggtggagaaactgaagactggactacaagcagctactcctgctgaccattatgctggacctggagatgtgcAGTGTGACGTCTGCactgggagaaaacacaaagctgtcaagtcctgcctggtgtgtctggaatcttactgtgaaactcacctccagcctcactatgagtctccagcttttaagaagcacaagctgactgaGGCCACTGGACGtctgcaggacaaggtctgttcacaccatgacaaacccctggaggtctactgccgtaccgaccagcagtgtatctgttatCTCTGTACCATGGACAAACACAGAGGCCATCATACAGTCTCAGCTGCTGTTGGGATGGCAGAGATACAG AGACAAATGGATGAAACACAGAGAGAATTTCAGCAGATAATCCAGATGAgcgagaaggagctgcaggagctgagagaggctgtgggctccatcaca agatcagcacagtcagcagtgaaggacagtgagaggatcttcactgagatgatccgctccattgagagaagacgctctgaggtgacagagctgatcagagatcaggtgaaggctgcagtgagtcaggctgaaggagacatgaagagactggagcaggagattgatgagctgaagaggagacactctgagctggagcagctttcacacacagaggatcacagacatttcctccag AATGTGGCTTCTGATCTGAaggatcaactggagaatgtttgcgAAACAACACCAGCAGAGATCAAAGATGCAG CTACTAATGACCCCAGCCTATTGGTATTAgtgcccaggaccagagcaaaattcttacaat ATTCCTGTCGGGTCACTCTGGAcgccaacacagcaaacagaaacctCCGTCTGTCTGAGGGGAACAGAGTGGTGACATGGAAGAGAGAGACACAGTCATATCCTGATCACTGGGAGAGGTTTGACTCATGGTTCCAAGTGCTGTGTACGGAGGGTCTGACTGGGCGCTCCTACTGGGAGGTTGAGTTCAATGGAGTTGGGGTCGGTATAGGCATCACATATAAGGGGATCAGCAGGAATGGATGGGGTAATGACAGCGCACTTGGACACAATAACAAGTCTTGGTGTTTGTACTGCGATTCTGATAGTTACTCATTCTGGTATGATAATGAGCAAACTGAGGTatctgctcccccctcccccaggataGGGGTGTACCTGGATCACAGGGCAggaactctgtccttctacagtgTCTCTGACACAATGACCCTCCTGCACAGGGTCCAGACCACGTTCACCGAGCCCCTCTATCCTGGGTTTACATTTTCGTTTTGTAAATGGTATGAATCTTCAGTTCAACTGAgcaatatttaa